The following proteins are co-located in the Fusobacteria bacterium ZRK30 genome:
- the rplQ gene encoding 50S ribosomal protein L17 has protein sequence MNHNKSYRKLGRRSDHRKAMLMNLTISLINEERIETTVTRAKELRKFAERMVTLGKKGDLASRRRALAFLRDKDTVAKLFAEVAPKYTERNGGYTRIMKTAIRRGDSSQMAIIELV, from the coding sequence ATGAATCATAATAAATCATATAGAAAGTTAGGTAGAAGATCAGACCATAGAAAAGCTATGTTAATGAACTTAACTATCTCTTTAATAAATGAAGAAAGAATAGAAACAACTGTAACTAGAGCAAAGGAATTAAGAAAGTTTGCTGAAAGAATGGTTACTTTAGGTAAAAAAGGAGACTTAGCGTCAAGAAGAAGAGCACTTGCATTCTTAAGAGACAAAGATACTGTAGCAAAGTTATTTGCTGAAGTAGCTCCTAAGTACACTGAAAGAAATGGTGGATATACTAGAATTATGAAAACTGCTATCAGAAGAGGAGACTCTTCACAAATGGCAATAATCGAATTAGTATAA
- a CDS encoding (2Fe-2S)-binding protein: MYEYICYCDKVTKGDIVTAVFGGAKTFKEVIQITGAMKNSNCEENNPKGVCCSADIIELLKEYS, from the coding sequence ATGTATGAATATATCTGTTATTGTGACAAGGTAACCAAGGGAGACATAGTTACTGCTGTGTTTGGAGGAGCTAAAACTTTCAAGGAAGTAATACAAATAACAGGAGCTATGAAAAACTCTAATTGTGAGGAGAATAATCCAAAAGGTGTCTGTTGCAGTGCTGATATAATAGAACTGCTAAAAGAATACAGCTAA
- the rpsK gene encoding 30S ribosomal protein S11, translating into MAKKRGAVKTKKKLKNIPLGIAHIHSTFNNTIIAITDTEGRVVAWKSGGTSGFKNTKKGTPFAAQIAAEEVAKAAMEHGMKKVEVRVKGPGSGREATIRSLQAAGLEVSKIVDATPVPHNGCRPPKKRRV; encoded by the coding sequence TTGGCTAAGAAAAGAGGCGCAGTTAAGACTAAGAAGAAATTAAAGAATATTCCTTTAGGAATAGCTCATATACATTCAACTTTTAACAACACTATCATCGCTATCACAGATACTGAAGGAAGAGTTGTAGCTTGGAAATCTGGAGGAACTTCAGGATTCAAGAACACTAAAAAAGGAACTCCATTCGCAGCTCAAATAGCAGCGGAAGAAGTAGCTAAAGCAGCTATGGAGCATGGAATGAAAAAGGTAGAAGTAAGAGTGAAGGGACCTGGTTCTGGAAGAGAAGCTACTATCAGATCATTACAAGCAGCTGGATTAGAAGTATCAAAAATTGTTGATGCTACACCAGTTCCACATAATGGATGTAGACCACCTAAAAAGAGAAGAGTGTAG
- a CDS encoding metalloregulator ArsR/SmtB family transcription factor produces MNNIDFQARIFKALGHPLRLKILKKLVDGELCVCKLVDDTEFTQANLSQHLKILSNAGLIVKRKEGNYSHYRISDDKTIDLLSNCEDLATNYIKKLL; encoded by the coding sequence ATGAATAACATTGATTTCCAAGCTCGAATATTCAAAGCTTTAGGTCACCCGTTAAGATTAAAGATCTTAAAAAAATTAGTAGATGGAGAACTTTGTGTATGCAAATTAGTAGATGACACTGAATTTACACAGGCAAATCTATCTCAGCATCTAAAAATTCTCAGCAATGCAGGTCTGATTGTCAAAAGAAAGGAAGGAAATTATTCCCACTATCGTATATCAGATGATAAAACTATCGATCTTTTGAGTAACTGTGAAGATTTGGCTACCAACTACATCAAAAAACTTTTATAA
- a CDS encoding type II secretion system GspH family protein, whose product MKKLKQGFTLIELLVVIAVIGILATTLAPKLREQLAKGKDAKVIAALGTGRTAISTISFEKMVNTDTNNITITYDEFRDRLDKKSRKIFKEDDGDIWVGGSRKDPKTDPNSPIKYNMNLTLSHVYKNNEQGEQSFNKTLPMIIDDDETLLFLSPRATPNGYVYSIEGKKWIDY is encoded by the coding sequence ATGAAAAAATTAAAGCAAGGATTTACTCTGATAGAGCTGTTGGTAGTGATAGCTGTAATTGGTATTTTAGCAACAACGTTGGCACCTAAACTAAGGGAGCAATTGGCTAAGGGAAAGGATGCAAAGGTAATAGCAGCTTTAGGAACAGGAAGAACAGCGATAAGCACAATATCTTTTGAGAAGATGGTAAATACTGATACAAATAATATTACAATAACCTATGATGAATTCAGAGATAGGTTAGATAAAAAAAGCAGAAAAATATTTAAAGAGGACGATGGAGATATATGGGTAGGAGGATCAAGAAAGGATCCGAAGACAGATCCTAATTCACCTATTAAATATAATATGAATTTAACCCTGTCCCATGTATATAAAAATAATGAACAGGGAGAACAATCATTTAATAAAACATTGCCTATGATAATAGATGATGATGAGACATTGCTATTTTTATCTCCAAGGGCAACTCCAAATGGATATGTTTACAGTATAGAAGGAAAAAAATGGATTGATTATTAA
- the rpsM gene encoding 30S ribosomal protein S13, whose amino-acid sequence MARVAGVDIPRNKRIVIALTYVFGIGQTTSERVLTEAGISFDVRVKDMTEEELNKIRAIVDGIKVEGDLRKDIRLDIKRLLDIRCYRGSRHRANLPVRGQKSKTNARTVKGPKKAVNKK is encoded by the coding sequence GTGGCAAGAGTAGCAGGAGTAGATATCCCTAGAAATAAGAGAATCGTAATCGCATTAACTTATGTCTTTGGAATCGGACAAACAACTTCAGAAAGAGTTTTAACAGAAGCTGGAATCAGTTTTGATGTTAGAGTTAAAGATATGACTGAAGAAGAATTAAACAAGATCAGAGCTATAGTTGACGGAATTAAAGTTGAGGGTGACTTAAGAAAAGACATCAGACTTGATATCAAGAGATTATTAGACATCAGATGTTACAGAGGTTCTAGACATAGAGCAAACTTACCTGTAAGAGGGCAAAAGTCTAAAACTAATGCAAGAACTGTTAAAGGACCAAAGAAAGCAGTTAATAAGAAATAA
- the rpmJ gene encoding 50S ribosomal protein L36, which produces MKVRASVKPICDKCKVIKRHGKIRVICKSNPKHKQVQG; this is translated from the coding sequence ATGAAAGTAAGAGCATCAGTAAAGCCTATTTGCGATAAGTGTAAAGTTATTAAAAGACACGGAAAGATCAGAGTAATCTGTAAATCTAATCCTAAGCACAAGCAAGTTCAAGGGTAA
- the rpsD gene encoding 30S ribosomal protein S4 → MAINRQPVLKRCRALGLDPIVLGINKKSNRGPRPNANQKPTEYAIQLREKQKAKFVYAVMEKQFRKLYEEASRKDGVTGLNLIQYLERRLENVVYRMGFVSTRRQARQVVSHGHVSVNGRKVNIASYRVKAGDVVAVIENSKNVELIKSAIEEANAPSWIELDKANFAGKILQNPTKDDMDFELNEALIVEFYSR, encoded by the coding sequence ATGGCAATTAATAGACAGCCTGTATTAAAGAGATGTAGAGCTCTTGGATTGGATCCAATAGTTTTAGGTATAAATAAAAAATCAAACAGAGGTCCTAGACCAAATGCAAATCAAAAACCAACTGAATATGCTATTCAATTAAGAGAGAAGCAAAAAGCGAAATTCGTATATGCTGTAATGGAAAAGCAATTCAGAAAGTTATATGAAGAAGCATCAAGAAAAGACGGAGTAACTGGTCTTAACTTAATTCAATATTTAGAGAGAAGATTAGAAAATGTAGTATACAGAATGGGGTTTGTTTCAACTAGAAGACAAGCTAGACAAGTTGTATCTCATGGACATGTTTCTGTAAATGGAAGAAAAGTAAATATCGCGTCTTACAGAGTAAAAGCTGGAGATGTTGTAGCAGTTATAGAAAATTCAAAAAATGTTGAGCTTATCAAATCTGCAATTGAGGAAGCTAACGCTCCTTCATGGATTGAATTAGATAAAGCTAACTTTGCTGGAAAAATCTTACAAAACCCTACAAAAGACGATATGGACTTCGAATTAAATGAAGCATTAATCGTAGAATTCTACTCAAGATAA
- a CDS encoding IS30 family transposase has protein sequence MNHKHFTIEERESIFKFLAQKKSISFIAAKLKKNRVSIYREINRNSVDGEYTPNKAQFLYKKRKQLCGRKHKLRDSILLVDIQEKLESGWSPEQISGRAKLDNQYSISFKTIYRAIYLDFLTESTKYLLTRKGKQKPRGLKETRGKIPNKKMIEERSEEANDRSEIGHFESDTIVGAGKKVL, from the coding sequence ATGAATCATAAACATTTTACCATTGAAGAAAGAGAAAGTATATTTAAATTTTTAGCGCAAAAAAAATCAATTAGTTTTATTGCAGCTAAATTAAAGAAAAATAGAGTTAGTATTTATAGAGAAATTAATAGAAATTCAGTTGATGGTGAGTACACTCCTAATAAAGCCCAGTTTTTATACAAAAAAAGAAAACAACTTTGTGGAAGAAAGCACAAATTAAGAGATTCGATCCTTTTGGTAGATATTCAAGAAAAGTTAGAATCAGGTTGGAGTCCAGAACAAATATCAGGAAGAGCTAAATTAGACAACCAATATTCTATTTCATTTAAAACAATTTATAGAGCAATATATCTTGATTTTCTTACGGAGAGTACTAAATACCTTTTAACTAGAAAAGGCAAACAAAAGCCTAGAGGATTGAAAGAAACAAGGGGTAAAATCCCTAATAAAAAGATGATAGAAGAAAGGTCTGAAGAAGCGAATGATAGAAGTGAGATTGGTCATTTTGAAAGCGATACTATCGTTGGCGCAGGAAAAAAGGTGCTATGA
- the infA gene encoding translation initiation factor IF-1, translating into MAKQDVIELEGVILETLPNAMFKVELENGHVILGHISGKMRMHYIRILPGDKVLVQVSPYDLSRGRIVYRKK; encoded by the coding sequence ATGGCGAAACAAGACGTAATAGAATTAGAAGGAGTAATACTTGAAACGTTACCTAATGCTATGTTTAAAGTAGAATTAGAGAACGGACATGTGATTTTAGGTCACATATCAGGAAAGATGAGAATGCATTACATTAGAATCTTGCCTGGAGATAAGGTATTAGTTCAAGTTTCACCTTATGATTTATCAAGAGGGAGAATTGTTTACAGAAAAAAATAA
- a CDS encoding MATE family efflux transporter, producing MKKKYDLTEGNILYKLTLLSLPIMGMSLIQMAYNMIDMIWIGRLGNGAVAAVGTAGFFLKFGFAITALIFIGTGIRTSQSVGEKNYKKANSYAETSIINTMGLIAAFIVLILISRYQLIGFFKLNNPAIEKMAVDYMSITAFGIFFSSLSLVFTRIFNGHGDSKTPFLITSIGLILNIILDPILIFGLFGFPKLGVVGAAIATVLAQTIVSTILFIYLRKNYQIFTRGFIYDMEKTRDIIKIGTPIAAQRILFTGFSVFIARIIANWGADAIAVQRVGVQIESISWITAGGFQGALAAFVGQNYGAKKYDRIKKGYFNAIGIISVLGVFVSFILIVFPEPIFRIFLQDDYIVSLGANYLRILGVSQLFMVVEMTTVGGFQGIGKTLPPSIVSIILTGARIPMALLLSATVLELNGIWWSITISSIFKGIALPIWFMIHLKRFKEEKTLVTN from the coding sequence ATGAAAAAAAAATATGATTTAACCGAGGGGAATATTCTCTATAAATTGACCCTTCTTTCCCTGCCTATCATGGGGATGTCATTGATTCAGATGGCATATAATATGATAGATATGATTTGGATTGGACGATTGGGAAATGGAGCTGTAGCTGCTGTTGGTACAGCTGGATTTTTCCTGAAATTCGGATTTGCAATAACAGCCCTTATCTTTATAGGAACAGGGATCAGAACATCCCAGTCTGTAGGAGAAAAAAATTATAAAAAAGCAAACTCCTACGCCGAAACATCTATCATCAATACCATGGGTCTTATTGCGGCCTTTATAGTTTTGATTCTGATCTCCAGATACCAGCTTATAGGATTTTTTAAATTAAATAATCCAGCAATTGAAAAGATGGCAGTCGATTATATGTCCATCACAGCTTTCGGGATATTTTTCTCCTCTTTGTCATTGGTTTTCACACGAATATTCAATGGTCATGGAGACAGTAAAACACCATTTTTAATAACCAGTATCGGGCTTATCTTAAATATTATCTTAGACCCCATATTAATCTTTGGATTATTTGGATTTCCAAAATTGGGGGTAGTAGGAGCTGCCATAGCCACAGTCTTGGCCCAGACAATAGTTTCTACTATTTTATTTATCTATCTTAGAAAAAACTACCAGATATTTACTCGTGGATTCATATATGATATGGAAAAAACCAGAGATATTATAAAGATTGGTACTCCTATAGCTGCCCAAAGAATTCTTTTTACAGGATTCTCTGTATTTATCGCAAGGATTATAGCCAATTGGGGAGCAGATGCCATAGCTGTCCAAAGAGTAGGGGTACAGATAGAATCTATTTCATGGATTACAGCAGGAGGGTTCCAAGGAGCATTGGCTGCCTTTGTAGGACAAAACTATGGAGCTAAAAAATATGACCGAATAAAAAAAGGATACTTCAATGCCATTGGGATAATCTCTGTTTTAGGAGTCTTTGTAAGTTTTATCCTGATAGTCTTTCCAGAGCCTATATTCAGGATATTTTTACAGGATGATTATATAGTCAGTTTAGGAGCTAATTACCTACGAATATTAGGGGTATCCCAGTTATTTATGGTAGTTGAGATGACCACTGTAGGAGGATTCCAGGGTATCGGAAAAACATTGCCTCCATCTATTGTAAGTATAATCCTTACAGGAGCTCGTATACCTATGGCTCTCCTATTATCTGCCACAGTGTTAGAATTAAATGGTATTTGGTGGAGTATTACTATAAGTAGTATTTTCAAAGGGATAGCTCTTCCAATTTGGTTTATGATCCATTTAAAAAGATTTAAAGAAGAAAAAACTTTAGTCACAAATTAA
- the gshAB gene encoding bifunctional glutamate--cysteine ligase GshA/glutathione synthetase GshB — MKKLMDIINDKKLNRFLTRCNFGIEKENVRVDSSGHLAMTKHPDIFGNKLKNPYITTDFSESQVEMITPSMDTIEETYNFLDSLHDIVSLELKDEYLWPQSTPPSLPDEEDIPVSTFEETCEGNRAQKYRDYLSQKYGKQKQLLSGIHYNFSFKDEFLDLLYKESESSDFKLFKDEIYLKISRNFFKYRWILIYLFGANPSIHGTYSRKCVDMLDEVAPDSFSYTSGNSFRNGMCGYKNKEVFNIPYNSRAEYVENIKKLISQEKLISEKEYYSPIRLKAKDNTNLLKSIEEDGIEYLEVRLLDLNPMIKTGISIDQLYFVHLFLLFCLFTDEDSLTEKEMWEGNKNHDLVAHYGRKVDLELFDGGEFKFLKDLGLDIISKIEMIVENLKISNLNYSNTLREALESFHNTDLLISSQIERGIREEGFIDFNLNLAKKYYKESQIDNFSLKGYEDLELSTQILLKDAIKRGVKFEILDRKENFISLTKGGKTEYIVQATKTSLDSYSTVLIMENKLVTKKILEKNQIKVPKGGYYTNSQDAIDDFYRYQGTKTVVKPNSTNFGLGITILPKEFTLTDYKTALNFAFGEDDSILIEEFIEGKEYRIFVLKDKVVGILHRVPANVVGDGKHSIKTLVEEKNKDVLRGTGYKKPLQKINLGEAEETFLASQNLNFDYIPKKAETIYLRENSNISTGGDSIDFTDDILDEYKQIAIDSAKAADATICGVDMMIKDIKEIPNDSNHGIIEINFNPAIHIHCYPYKGKNRKLGEKILDSLGF, encoded by the coding sequence ATGAAAAAATTAATGGATATTATAAATGATAAAAAATTAAATAGATTTTTAACTAGATGCAATTTTGGGATAGAAAAGGAAAATGTCAGGGTAGATTCTAGCGGTCATCTTGCTATGACAAAACACCCTGATATTTTTGGAAATAAATTAAAAAATCCATATATTACAACTGATTTTTCCGAGAGTCAGGTAGAGATGATCACTCCCTCTATGGATACCATCGAGGAAACTTATAATTTTTTAGATAGTTTACACGATATTGTGAGTCTTGAACTAAAAGACGAGTATCTCTGGCCTCAAAGCACTCCTCCATCGCTCCCAGACGAGGAGGATATTCCCGTTTCTACATTTGAAGAAACCTGTGAAGGGAATCGGGCTCAAAAATACAGAGATTATCTCTCGCAAAAATATGGTAAACAAAAGCAGCTTTTATCGGGAATCCACTATAATTTTTCCTTTAAAGATGAATTTTTAGATCTATTATACAAAGAGTCTGAAAGTTCTGATTTTAAATTATTCAAAGATGAGATCTATCTAAAGATTTCGAGAAATTTCTTTAAGTACAGATGGATCCTTATATACTTATTTGGAGCTAACCCAAGTATCCATGGTACGTATAGTAGAAAATGTGTGGATATGTTAGACGAAGTAGCTCCCGATTCATTCTCCTATACCTCAGGTAACTCTTTTAGAAACGGGATGTGCGGGTATAAAAATAAGGAAGTATTCAATATTCCTTACAATTCCAGAGCAGAATATGTAGAAAATATCAAAAAATTGATCTCTCAGGAAAAATTAATCAGTGAAAAGGAATACTACAGCCCTATCAGATTAAAAGCTAAAGACAATACAAACTTATTGAAATCCATCGAAGAAGATGGAATTGAATATTTAGAAGTCCGGTTATTAGACCTAAACCCCATGATAAAAACAGGAATTTCCATAGATCAGCTGTACTTTGTACACCTATTCCTATTGTTCTGCCTATTTACAGATGAAGACAGTCTCACAGAAAAAGAGATGTGGGAAGGAAATAAAAATCATGACCTCGTAGCCCACTATGGCAGAAAGGTGGATCTGGAATTATTTGATGGAGGAGAATTTAAATTTTTAAAGGATTTAGGATTAGACATTATTTCAAAGATTGAAATGATTGTAGAGAACTTAAAAATTTCCAATTTAAATTATTCAAATACTCTCAGAGAGGCCTTGGAATCATTCCACAATACCGATCTTCTTATCTCGAGTCAAATCGAAAGGGGGATCAGGGAGGAAGGATTTATAGATTTCAACCTGAATTTAGCTAAAAAATACTATAAAGAAAGCCAGATCGATAACTTCTCTCTAAAAGGGTATGAAGATTTAGAGCTTTCTACCCAAATTTTACTTAAAGATGCTATTAAAAGAGGGGTTAAATTTGAGATCTTAGATCGAAAGGAAAATTTTATCTCACTGACTAAGGGTGGAAAGACAGAATATATAGTCCAGGCTACTAAAACTTCCTTAGATTCATATAGCACTGTCCTCATCATGGAAAATAAATTGGTGACTAAAAAGATATTGGAAAAGAATCAGATAAAAGTTCCTAAAGGAGGATATTATACCAATTCACAGGATGCTATAGATGACTTTTATAGATATCAGGGCACTAAAACAGTTGTCAAACCTAACTCCACTAATTTTGGATTGGGGATAACAATCCTTCCCAAGGAATTTACTTTGACAGATTATAAAACTGCCCTAAATTTTGCCTTTGGAGAGGATGATTCTATCCTGATAGAGGAATTTATAGAGGGGAAGGAATATAGAATCTTTGTATTAAAGGATAAAGTTGTAGGAATCCTTCACAGGGTCCCGGCAAATGTTGTAGGAGACGGAAAACACTCTATCAAAACATTGGTGGAAGAAAAAAATAAAGATGTTTTAAGGGGAACAGGTTATAAAAAACCCCTGCAAAAGATAAATCTAGGAGAAGCTGAGGAGACATTTTTAGCAAGTCAAAATTTAAACTTTGACTATATACCGAAAAAAGCTGAAACTATATACCTCAGAGAGAACTCAAATATCAGCACTGGGGGAGACAGTATCGATTTCACCGATGATATTTTGGATGAATATAAGCAGATTGCCATAGACTCAGCTAAAGCTGCAGATGCTACTATCTGCGGTGTGGATATGATGATAAAAGACATAAAAGAGATTCCAAATGACAGTAATCACGGGATAATCGAGATCAACTTTAATCCCGCTATCCACATTCACTGCTACCCATATAAAGGTAAAAATAGAAAATTAGGAGAAAAGATCCTGGATAGTTTAGGGTTTTAA
- a CDS encoding adenylate kinase yields MNIMLFGAPGAGKGTQAKFLIEKYDIPQISTGDILRAAIKAGTEMGLEAKKFMDEGKLVPDSTIIGIIRDRLAEKDCAEGFILDGFPRTIPQAEALEKLMEDMKISLDRVISLNVPDELIVDRITGRRVCPKCGASFHVEFNPPKSTDICDYCGEALIIRKDDTAETVVNRLASYHAQTAPLFDFYTTRGVMAEVDGTKDVSEVKEDIFKILG; encoded by the coding sequence ATGAATATCATGTTATTTGGAGCACCAGGTGCCGGTAAAGGTACGCAAGCAAAATTTCTAATAGAGAAATACGATATACCTCAAATCTCAACAGGAGATATTTTGAGAGCGGCTATAAAAGCTGGAACAGAGATGGGATTAGAAGCTAAGAAATTTATGGATGAGGGGAAGTTAGTACCAGATTCAACTATCATCGGAATAATAAGAGATAGATTAGCTGAAAAAGATTGTGCAGAAGGATTTATCTTAGATGGATTCCCTAGAACAATACCTCAGGCAGAGGCATTGGAAAAATTGATGGAGGATATGAAAATATCGTTGGATAGAGTAATATCTCTAAATGTACCTGATGAACTGATTGTAGATAGAATTACTGGAAGAAGAGTATGCCCTAAATGTGGAGCATCTTTCCATGTTGAATTTAATCCACCAAAATCTACAGATATCTGTGACTACTGTGGAGAAGCATTGATCATAAGAAAAGATGATACAGCTGAGACTGTTGTAAATAGATTGGCTTCATACCATGCTCAAACAGCACCATTATTTGACTTCTATACTACTAGAGGAGTAATGGCAGAAGTAGATGGAACAAAAGACGTTTCAGAAGTAAAGGAAGATATATTTAAAATATTAGGATAA
- the map gene encoding type I methionyl aminopeptidase: MSITIKTREEIEKIKAANQIIARLYNEILPSKIVPGVSTNELNVIIEDYIRSQGAIPATIGVGGPQNAYPAGSCLSVNEEVVHGIPGNRILQEGDIISVDTVTNLDGYYGDSAITFPVGEIDEESKRLLEVTKEALEIGIEQCYAGNRLGDLGNAIEAHVKKNKFTVVRDFCGHGVGHAMHEDPMVMNFGRKGRGIKLEEGMVIAIEPMVNSGSYKVGILDDGWTAVTRDGKRSAHFEHSVAIVDGKPLVLSRYEK, from the coding sequence ATGTCAATAACAATTAAAACAAGGGAAGAGATAGAAAAAATAAAGGCAGCAAACCAGATAATCGCTAGATTGTACAATGAAATATTACCTAGTAAGATAGTTCCAGGAGTATCAACAAATGAGCTCAATGTAATAATAGAGGATTATATCAGAAGCCAGGGAGCTATTCCTGCAACTATAGGTGTAGGAGGACCGCAAAATGCTTACCCGGCAGGTTCTTGTTTATCTGTAAATGAAGAGGTAGTACATGGGATTCCCGGGAACAGGATCTTACAGGAAGGAGATATAATCAGTGTCGATACTGTAACTAACCTAGATGGTTACTATGGAGATTCGGCTATTACATTTCCTGTAGGAGAGATCGATGAGGAATCAAAGAGATTATTAGAAGTAACAAAGGAAGCTCTGGAAATAGGTATAGAGCAATGCTATGCTGGGAACAGATTAGGAGATTTAGGAAATGCAATAGAAGCTCATGTAAAGAAAAATAAATTTACAGTGGTAAGAGACTTTTGCGGGCACGGAGTAGGACATGCTATGCATGAAGATCCTATGGTAATGAACTTTGGAAGAAAAGGCAGAGGGATAAAACTAGAAGAAGGAATGGTGATCGCTATAGAGCCTATGGTGAATTCGGGGTCTTATAAGGTAGGAATTCTAGATGATGGTTGGACAGCTGTAACTAGAGATGGAAAAAGAAGTGCACACTTCGAACATTCAGTGGCTATTGTAGATGGAAAACCACTAGTTTTAAGTAGATATGAAAAATAA
- a CDS encoding DNA-directed RNA polymerase subunit alpha codes for MLKIEKLARNINITEEKTSEFGGSYVVEPLYRGYGNTIGNALRRVLLSSIPGTAIKGVRIDGVLNEFSTMEGVKEAVTDIVLNVKEIIVKADEPGEKKMTLSIEGPRVVTAADIIPDAGIEVINPDHIICTVTTDRKVDMEFIVDTGEGFVVADEIDNTDWSVEYIAVDAIYTPIKKVSYAVEDTMVGRQTDFDKLTLNVATDGSVEIRDAISYAVELLSFHLNPFLEIGDRMDSLRDQDEEELNDEPATAVVENNVAGTKIEELDLTVRSFNCLKKAGIEDVGQLSEMGLTELLKIKNLGRKSLDEILDKMRELGFDLQGNNTSN; via the coding sequence ATGTTAAAGATCGAAAAATTAGCAAGAAATATAAACATTACAGAAGAAAAAACTAGTGAATTTGGTGGAAGCTATGTAGTGGAGCCATTATATAGAGGGTATGGAAATACGATTGGTAATGCACTTAGAAGAGTGTTATTATCATCTATTCCAGGAACAGCTATTAAAGGTGTAAGAATTGACGGTGTTTTAAATGAATTTTCTACTATGGAAGGCGTTAAAGAAGCTGTAACTGATATTGTCCTTAATGTTAAGGAGATTATCGTTAAAGCCGATGAGCCTGGTGAGAAAAAAATGACATTATCAATTGAAGGACCAAGAGTTGTTACAGCTGCTGACATCATTCCTGATGCTGGTATCGAAGTAATAAATCCTGATCATATTATCTGTACAGTTACTACTGACAGAAAAGTAGATATGGAATTTATTGTTGATACTGGAGAAGGTTTTGTAGTTGCAGATGAGATCGACAATACAGACTGGTCTGTAGAGTATATCGCAGTTGATGCAATATATACTCCAATCAAAAAAGTTTCTTATGCTGTAGAAGATACTATGGTAGGAAGACAAACTGATTTTGATAAATTAACATTAAATGTTGCAACTGATGGAAGTGTTGAAATCAGAGATGCAATTTCATATGCAGTTGAGCTTTTAAGTTTCCACTTAAACCCATTCTTAGAGATTGGTGACAGAATGGATAGCTTAAGAGACCAAGATGAAGAAGAATTAAATGATGAGCCTGCAACAGCTGTTGTTGAAAACAATGTAGCGGGAACTAAAATTGAGGAGTTAGATCTTACTGTAAGATCATTCAATTGTCTTAAAAAGGCTGGAATTGAAGATGTTGGTCAACTTTCTGAGATGGGATTAACTGAATTGTTAAAGATCAAGAACTTAGGAAGAAAATCATTAGATGAAATTTTAGACAAAATGAGAGAATTAGGATTTGACTTACAGGGTAACAATACCTCTAATTAA
- a CDS encoding type II secretion system GspH family protein yields the protein MRRMKKGFTLIELLVVIAIIGILATTLAPKLREQLAKAKDSKAVALLGAARTAGQVAFMDEMVKNDTGTITVTMGGIKAKLDTKANDMFGTDDILTVGGSRASESASIDYDNNKIALAITMNDDVSVDFTTTGTSVTVGSHSVEDKEWVKY from the coding sequence ATGAGAAGAATGAAAAAAGGATTTACATTGATAGAACTATTAGTGGTAATCGCAATAATCGGGATATTAGCGACAACTCTAGCACCAAAGTTAAGAGAACAGTTAGCCAAGGCTAAGGACTCAAAAGCGGTGGCATTACTGGGAGCAGCAAGGACAGCAGGGCAAGTAGCATTTATGGATGAAATGGTAAAAAATGATACAGGAACTATAACTGTGACAATGGGGGGGATAAAAGCTAAACTAGATACAAAAGCAAATGATATGTTCGGTACAGATGATATATTAACAGTAGGAGGATCAAGGGCTTCAGAATCAGCTAGTATAGATTATGATAATAATAAAATTGCTTTAGCAATAACAATGAATGATGATGTTTCAGTAGATTTTACAACGACAGGAACAAGTGTAACAGTTGGAAGTCATAGTGTGGAAGATAAAGAGTGGGTTAAATACTAA